A window of Cystobacter fuscus DSM 2262 genomic DNA:
ATGTACCTCATCCTCGCGGCGCAGTTCGGCTCGTGGATCCACCCCATCACCATCCTCCTGTCGCTGCCCCTCACCGTGCCCTTCGCGCTCATCTCCCTGATCATCTTCAGGCAGCAGCTCGACATGTACTCGATGCTCGGACTGCTGGTGCTCTTCGGCGTCGTGAAGAAGAACTCCATCTTGCAGATCGACCACACCAACCAGCTGCGCGGCGAGGGCTTGCCCCGGCTGGAGGCCATCGTCCACGGCAGCAAGGACCGCTTGCGCCCCATCCTGATGACCACGTTGTCCTTCGTGGCGGGCATGCTCCCGCTGCTGTTCTCCCGCGGCGTCGGCGCGAGCTTCAACCAGGCCACCGCCGGCGTGGTGGTGGGTGGCCAGACGCTGTCGCTGGCCCTCACGCTGCTGGTGACCCCCGTGGCGTACTCGCTGCTGGATGACGCGTCGGCGTGGTTCAAGCGCAAGTTCGGCTCCAAGCGCACGCCCGAGGAGACGGGCGAGGCCGAGGTGGAGCGCGCCTATGGCGGCGACACCCTCGCCGAGCTGCGCCCGGCGCACGGCAAGGAGGCCGCATGATCTCCCTGCTCACGGTGGTGTCCCTCGCCCTGGGTGCCGCGGAAGCCACCGAGCCCGCGGCCCAGCCGGTGCTCACGCTCAATCAGGCTCTCGAGGAGGCGCGCGAGAAGAACCTGGACCTGAAGGTGGCGCGCGCCCGGTTGGATCAGGCCCTGTTGCAGACGCGCCGGGCCTGGGCCGGCTACCTGCCCACCGTCACGGTGGGCGGCAGCTACACGCGCAACTCCGCGGAAGCCGTCTTCGCGCTGCCCGGTGGTGGAGAACCCATCACCATCCAGCCGTATGATCAGCTCGGCGCCCAGGCCGAGGTGCGCCAGGCCATCATCGCGCCGACGCTCTGGCCCGCCATCCGCAACGCGGGCATCGCCCAGGAAGTGTCCACGCTGAACACGGAGTACACGCGCCGGGAGATCCTCTTCGGCGTGGCCCAGGCCTACTTCAGCGCGGCGAGCCTCCAGGAGGCCATCCGCGCCACGCAGTTCCTCCTGGAGGTCAACCAGGCGCGCGAGAAGGACACGCAGATCCGCTTCGACGCGGGCACCGTCACGCGCGTGGCCCTGCTGCGCGCGCAGTTCGACCGCGCACGTGCCGAGCAGGATCTGGTCCGGGCGCGCAACTCCTATGACTCCGCGCGGCTGGCGCTCGCCACGCTCCTGCAGCGCGAGTCGCCGAACTTCTCCCTGCAACTGCCCGAGGTGCCCGAGGTGCCGGCGGTGGACCCGGAGCTCGCCCGCAAGGCGCAGGAGGCGCGTCCGGACGTGCTCGCGGCGCGGCGCAACCTGGACCTCGCGGTGGGCCGCCGCACCGGCGCGTGGTTCGCCTACCTGCCCAATGTGGGCTTCTCGGGCGTCTACCGGGTGACCAACGCCGCGGGCTTCACGGGCCAGGCGGGCACGTGGACGTTGACGCTCAACGGCTCGTGGACGCTGTGGGACGGAGGCTTGCGCGAGGTGGCCCTGCGCGAGGAGTCCGCCCGAGTGGCCGAGGCCTCCGCCCTGCAGACGCAGTCGGAGACCCGGGTGACCCAGGAAGTGGCCACGGCGCGCCTGGACTACGACAACGCCCGCTCCAACCTGTCCAAGGCCGAGGAGGCCCTGGCCCTGGCGCGTGAGACGCAGCGGCTCACGGAGATCAGCTTCAAGGCGGGCGTGGCGACGTACCTGGAAGTGGCGGACGCCAACTCCGCGCTGACCAACGCCGAGGTGAGTGCCATCTCCGAGCGCTTGCAGACCTCGCTCGCCGCCCTGCGGCTGCAGCGCGCCGTCGGCCTCTTCGCCGCGGACGAGAAGGACTGATGTGCCCGGGACTCCGCTCCGCTGTTCCGGGGAGCGGAGTCCTCGTCTCTTCTTGGGGCGTACCGGCGCTCATCGACCATGGTTTGCGGGAGACGGGCGAGAAGAGGGGTTGGTGTCCGACCTCGGACTCGCCTCGCTGCGAGCTGGTCAACCGGACATCTGTCTCCAGATACTCGCCTTCCGTAGCCTGGGCGCCACCGGCGGAATCATTTCCGACCAGGCGGTCTTCGTGCTGACCCGCACTCGATCCAAGGGTGTTCTCGAGGTCCTGGAGCGCCTGGATTGACCGGCTCGCGAACCGAGGCCCTTCCACCAGCCTTGGTGGAATGACTACCGCGCGCTGGCACCCGGACACCACATATTGGCGGCTTTTCGGAAGTCAAGAAGGACTCCCTGCTTGTACAACGTCGCCCCATGGCGCTCACTGGAGCCGAGCCATGAGGTTCTCGACCTTGCACCTTCTACGTCGGAATGCTGTGGGGCCAAAGGTTCGTGCCAGCTTGTGGCAGGGGGATTGGATTGTGATGCGCGCGGCGGTATTGGGATGGGTGTTGCTCGGATTGTGTCTGGGGTTGTGCGCTTGCAAGAGGAGTTCAGTGGAGACGCCCGATGCCGGGGCGGAAGGCAAGAATAAAGAGCTTGAGTCCGTTGCTCTCACGGTCAGTGGATATAATTATACCGACCTCCACATCGAGAGCTTCAGCGTGGATGGGGCAGGGGGAGCCAATATCTTTGTCAGTTCTCCTGACTCGGGTGGAGGAGGTGGCGTGTGCTGCCTGAGATGGTATCCAGGTGTGCCACTGCCGGTGTCAGTGAAAGTCGAGTGGACTCGGGATTTGAAGCGCTGGTGTGAAAAGGAAGTGATGGTCTCTGGACCCGTGCCTGACCAACCGCGGTACATCGTCGTCCATTTCTTCCAGGATGGGCGTATCGAGGTTGAACTCACGGAAGGCTTTCCTGAGTCAAAGCTTCAATTGGATCGCTTCAGTCCTGTCGCGCGCAAGGCGTCAGGCAACTCAGTATTGGATGAGAAAATTGCCAGGTGCCATGATGCCTTCCGTTAATGACCAGAAAACCGAAGTCGCGCTCGGTGCGAAGAACCTCAAAACCCAAAAGTCTCCTTTGGCGGCGGGTCCCCGGGTTTCCTTCTTTTTCGATGGAACAGGGAACAATCTGAAGGCCGATCTTCCCACCCACGAACACAGCAATGTGGCCCGTCTGTTTCGTGCTCATCAAGACAAGCTTCGTTTCTACATTCCCGGTCTCGGTACGTATTTCAAAGACGTGGATGACCCTGGCAACGAGAGTCGGGGGAATGGTGGAGGATACAGAGGGGAAGCGCGTCTTCAGTGGGCGCTAAGGCAATTGGAGTCATGTCTGGCTCAAAGTGACGGACGTCAGACCATTCATCTGGCCCTGTTCGGGTTCTCGCGAGGTGCCGCGCTGGCCCGTGCGTTCGCTCTGCGCATCGCCAAGAATTGCCAGCGGCGAGGTGATGGCACCTGGCGGCTCGTGTTGGGGCAGCGCACGTCCCCGGTCCGCTTGTACTTCATGGGCTTGTTCGATTCCGTGGCCTCGGTTGGTTTGCCCATGGGCATCAACAATGTGGGCTCTATGGTGGGTGGTTTGGGTAGCACGGGTCTGGCGATGGCTCACCGGAACTACAAAGACCTGGAGAACATCGCTTTCGGGAGCGCCCCTGGCGCGGATCCCGCCCCCGGTGGTTTCAACGGACACATGGAATGGGCCGGTGACCTCCGCATCCCCGAACTGGTGGAGGACTGTCTCCACATGGTGGCCGCCCATGAGATCCGCAACTCCTTCCCGGTGGACAGCGTTCTGCAGGGGCAGAGCTACCCGTCCAATTGCCGCGAGATGGTCTACCCGGGCGCCCACTCGGATGTCGGCGGTGGCTACCGCGTGGGTGAAGGGGGCCGCAGCCGAAGCACGGGCGCGCTCTTGAGCATGATTCCTCTGCGCGTGATGCGGGCCCAGGCCATCCATGCGGGGGTACCCCTGGACGCGTCCGTCAATCCCCAGGACTTCGCCGAGGATTCCGCGAACAGCGAGTCTTTCGAGCTGCTCCATCAGCGCTTCACCCGCTACATGGACATCGTGGGTTGGGGCGGTGAGCCCCTGGGCAAGGTGATGCTGGCCCACATGAACCGCTACTACCAGTGGCGCTTCCACAAGATGGCTCGCGACATGAAGGACAGGGCCGCCGAGCGGCCGACGGCGGAGGAGGCGCTCTTTCGCCAGTTCCAGGGGGTGTGGACCGCCGACAAGAAGGCGTTGTCAACGCAGATGGAGCCCCTCCGTCGCAAATACTTCGCACAAGCTGAGCGCACCAACACGCTCAGGAATGCGCCTAATGCGAAGAGCAATCAGGAACTCATTCTCAAGGAGACGAAGGCACTGGAGGCTGCCGCGAACGAATACTTCGCGCTCAAGGCCCGCCTGGACACGCTGCCCGGCTTGGACGACTCGTTCCTGGACAATGTGAGACTCTACGACATGCAACTCCGCTCGGACTGCTGGAGGCTCCAGCAACTGTGCTGGACCAAGGGACGGGCCAACCTCCGTCCCCACTACCTGCAGTTGCTCTCCGCCCACGAGGCGGAGGCGCGAGGACAGGGATTGCGAGACTTGTCCATGATCCAGTTCTTCGACACCTACGTCCACGATTCCCTGTCGGGCTTCGCCATGGACGCGACCCTGCCGTCCGACCCCCGCGTCATCTTCACCGGCGGCAACGCCAAGCTCCCCTACGCCATGAACCGGCTCCCGGGGTTGTCGCCTGCTCGCTCGGCGCTCGGCTGAAGTGGAGATCAGAAGACGGCCATCAGTGACGGTGGGGCGGGCAACCTGATCAGCCGCCTGGAGAAGACCTCCGCCAACGACAAGCTGGCGGCCAAGGGACTGCCCTTCCAGAACATGGACACCGGCAAGCCGGCGACCGAAGCGGAGAGCGAGAAGGCTTTTCGTGGCGTCATGGAATTGCCCGAGGCCATGCGGGCCACGGAGTACGCGCTGCGGCCATGCGGGGCTATGCCCGGGACTCCGCTCGCCCTCGCGGTGAGCGGAGTCCTCGTCTGTCTTCAGGAAGGCCCGGCGGGACGTGCCGCCCGTCCGGTGAGGATCGCCTCCAGCCGGGCGTAGCGGCGCACCAGCCGCGCGTAGTCCGCGGGGCGGATGTCGCGCTGCTCCAGGGTGCGGATGAGTGCTTCCCGCTCCGCCAGGTAGTCCGCCGCGCTCAGCCCACAGCGCTGTTCCACGAGCCGCGCCGCCTCCTCCTCGGGGAGCTCGGGGGAGATGCCCAGGCGCTCGTGCATGTGCCGCCGCAACTGACGCCCCAGCTCCGGCACCAGCTCCCGCTCCACCCGGGCGCGCCGCGCGAGCCAGCCCAGGGAGCGCACGTACTCGAGCGACGAGCGGTGCCGCTCCTCCACCAGGGGCCGGGGCGCACCGAAGCGCGTCCCCCGGGACACCGCGTAGAGCAACCCCACCGCCAGCAGCTGTGCCGCGAAGATCCACAGGGCCCGGGTCGACGGGGGCTCCCGGGCGGGCTCTACTCCCTGGTGGTATTCGTCGAAGCCGAGCGGCCCTCGCACCGCCAGCGCGTCCCAGAAGCGCAGGTTGTCCAACATCTCCAGCCGCCGGTTCTCCGCCAGATCCGTCCCCGCCAGCACGTACACCTGGCCGCGCCCCTCGGGCACCCGCCACACCACCGCCACGCCCCGGGCCCCCGCGATGGGCACCGCTTCGGGCCGGTCCACCGTGAGGCCCTGATCCAGCGACACGCGCAACCTCTCCAGCTCCTTCGTCGCGCCCACGGGCCCCCAGACGCGCACCGTCGTTCCGGTGAGATCCTTCTCCCCGGGCGCCAGCCCCTCGGCGCTCGCGGGCACCAGGGGGGCTTCGGACAAGGGAAGCCAGTCCTCCAGGACCGACGGCCGCATCCCGGCCTCCCTCGCGGCGAGGTAGACGAGGGTTCCGCCCCGGGACACCCACTGGCGCAGGGCCCGGGCCTCGGCGGGCGTCATGGACCGGCCCAGGGGCGTGGCCACCACCAGCGTGCGCGGCTCGTCGGACAGCGGGGCGCCATCGAACGCCTCTCGAAGCGCCGACACCCGGGCTCCCGACTCCTCGAGGTACAGGTACAGCGCCCGCAGCCCCAGGGCCCCCGGGTTGTCCACCGAGGGCCGGGTCGAGGGGGGGGGCGCCGCCTGGTTCGTCGCGAGCCCCAGCGCGAGCGCCAGCGTCACCAGCACGCCGTAGAAGGCCACCCACCGAGCCGTCTTCATGCCGTGCCTCCCGCGAGGCCCTGGTGCAACCGCTCCACCTCGTCCACGAAGCGCGCCGCGTCCTCGGTGGGCACGGGCTCGAGTGAATAGAAGGCCCGGTCGTACCAGCGCACCAGCCGCTCCACCTCACCCGTGACGTGGGCGGGGGCGCCCCGTTGCGGCAGCTCCTCCACCAGCTCCCGGTTCGTCCTCACGCGATCCGGTCTCGCCAATCGCCGCGACTCCAGCGAGGACAGCAGCGCCAGCAGCCCCTCCCGGATGGCCGAGCGCGGCTGGGTCGTCAACGCCGCCCGGGCGCGCTTCAGGTGATCCCCGGGCGGATCGAGCCGCATCGGGACGGGCGCCGCGTCCGGGCCGCCCGCTCGCTTCGTGGGCGCCCGCCGCCAGGAGCGCAGGCGCAACGCGGTGAAGAGCACCACCGCGATGCCCAACACCAGCACCAGCGTGCGCGTGCTCGTCGCGAAGCTCTGCGCGCCCCGCGTCTGCAACAGCTCCTCCAGCCAGCTCCGTACCATGCGCAGCAAGCGCTTGAGCACATCGCCCTGACGTTGCCGGGCCTGGGCGAACTCGGGCCGGGAGAGGATCTCCTCCAGCCGCGCCCGATCGGTCGTCCGCGCGGAGGCCCTGGTGTTCTCCTCCTCGAGCGGGGTGCAGACTCCCTGGAGACGCACGCGGACCGTCTCCACGTGCTTGAAGGGCGTGTCGTCGCCGGGGGCGCGCAGCGGCAGGCCCTGCCACCGGGCCTCCAGCGCCTCGAGGGCACCTTCCACCGCCTCGGGCTCGCTCCGGGCCAGCTCGGTGAACTCCTGGATGTCCCGCTCGGCGTCCGGGCAGGGCAGGGCCGCGAGCCACAGCAAGGCGAGCCCGATGCTCATGCGGCCCCCACGGGCTGGGCGGGGGAGGGCGGGGCGGCGTCCAGACGGCGCTCGATGTCCAGGCCCTCGCGGCGCACGCGCATGTCCAGGTAGAGCATCGCGTACACGACGAGGCCCAGGGGGTTGAGCACCGCCTGCCCCACCACCTGCAACAGCTCCGCGGGGATGAGGAGCGCCTGGGGGGCGGGCGAGAGCAGGGGCTGGCTCGGGTCGCGGTAGGCGAACTGGACGACGAGCGCGGGCAGACCGAACAAGGCGCTCACGGCGAGGAGGATGAGCGACACCACGGTGACGAGCAGCATCGCGCGCACCGTCACCCGCCCGATGAAGCCCGGCTCCACCCGGCCCGAGAGCAGCTCGCCCGAGCGGCGGAAGGAGCGCGCCGCGGAGAGGTCCTCCATGGCGAGCACGGGCGCGAGCAGGGAGAAGCGCAGCAGGTACCAGAGCAGGGCGCCCACGAAGCCCAGCGACACCACGATGACTCCGCCGATGAGCAGGGCCGCGCCCGCCAGTTGAGGCGCGCCGCGGCCCGCCTGGGCGACGAGCACGCCGCCGCCCCCGAGCATCAGCCCGCCCGGCAACATCATGAGCAGCAGGACGCCGGTTCCCCAGAGCAGCGAGAGCACGTAGGCCCCCGTGAGGGCGCCCAGCCGCTTCCAGGCTCGCCCGAGGCTGGTCGCTGGAGCCGCCTCGTCCCCGAGCTGGGTGGGCACCACGTAGCGCGCCACCACCAGGGTGTTGAGGTAGTAGAGCCAGAGGGACACCAGGAAGACGCCTCCGAGCGACACCAGGGTGCGCAAGAGCGAGGCGCCCAGCTCCTCCAGGTCTCCGCCGCGCGTCTGGAGCACGAGGGTATCCTGGAGTGTCAACTGGAGGACCTTGGTGAGGATGTAGGTCGCCAGGTTGAAGCCGAGGCTGAGGAGGAAGAGGGGACGGAAGTGCCTGCGCCAGAAGGTGGCCGAGCGGTCGATGATCTCACCGATCGCGAGGGGTCGCAGGTCCGAGGGGGGAGGGCTCACGGGGGGACAGCATACCCGCTGGCCCTTGGCGGGAGGGCGCGGCATTCTGCGCGGCCATGGGACGCATTTTCGAGACCCGTAAGACGACGATGTTCGCCCGCTGGAACAAGATGGCGAAGCTGTTCACGCGCATCAGCAAGGACATCGCCATCGCGGTGAAGGCCGGAGGCCCGAGCCCGGACAACAACCCCGCCCTGCGCCGGGCGCTGCAGAACGCCCGCCACGGCAACATGCCGAAGGACAAGGTCGAGGCGGCGATCAAGCGCGCGAGCGGCCAGGACGTGAAGAACTACGAGGTGGCGCTGTACGAGGGCTACGGCCCGCACGGCATCCCCATCATCGTGGAGACGGCGACGGACAACGTGGTGCGCACGGTGGCCAACGTGCGCCATGCCTTCAAGGATGGCGGCGGCAACATGGGCAACACGGGGAGCGTGGGCTTCCTCTTCCAGCACATGGGGGTGTTCCGCCTGTCGCCCGAGGGGGTGGATCAGGACGCGCTGGAGTTGGACCTGATCGACCACGGGTTGCAGGAGATGGGCGAGGGGACGGGCGAGAAGGGGGAGAAGCAGCTCATCATCCGCTGCGCCTTCAACGACTTCGGCCGCCTGCAGCACGCGATCGAGGAGAAGGGGCTGTCGCCCCTGTCCGCGGAGTCCGAGTACATCCCCCTGAACCCGGTGACGCTGCCCGAGGAGCAGGCCCAGGAGGTGCTCAAGGTGGTGGACAAGCTCGAGCAGGACGAGGACGTCCAGCGGGTGTTCCACGGCCTGGCGTGAGGAAGTTGCCTTCAGGCTTCGCGGAGGGTCCTGCCCAGGTCTTCCGGCCCTGGGCGGGAGCAGTCCTGTCCGGCACGCTCCTCATGGCCTGCCACGTGGGAGTGGGGGGCCACGTCGTACCGAGCCATTACGCGCAATCCTTCGACTCTGCCTCGAGTTCCTGCAGGACGAACCCGGCGCTCTGCGTCCAGGTGGCGGGTGAGGAGACGGTCATCCCTCGCGCCGGGCAACGGCTGGCCGAGTTCGGTATTTCGGTTGGCACGATCCAGGCGGCGTTGGGTCCCGAGCAGAAGGTCCGCATCGAGCAGGTCCTGTCGGAGTGTGCCAACGAGGCTCGCTTGAAGGTGCTTTTGGAGCACATGGACGGCAAGAGCCCCACACCGGTGGAATGTGACGAGAAGAAGAAGTTCGGGGGCAAGGTCAGGACGCGAGCCCAGTTCTTCGGCGAGGAAATGCACCAGGCCGCATTCCAATGCGTCCAGGAGAAGCTGAGCGTGTTGCGCCCGGGTGGCTTCAGCCTGGAGCCTCGCTACCGCTACGACCAGCGGACCAGACGGCGCGAGTTGATCAGCGTCGAGGAGGAGCAGGCCCTGCTGGAGGAGGGATGTTTCAGCGAGCTGAAAGGCACGATCAAACCAGACGTCGTCATCCACTCGGGTGATCCGCTCCAGCCGGAATTCGTCTATGACTTCAAATTCCCCTGCAAGAACACGTCCGAAGTTATTTGGTGTCTGTATTCTCGAGGGCCGTACGCGGGTCGCAGGCGAAACGCCGTGTACGAGGAAGTCCTGGGTACGCGACCCTCCCAGGTCCTTCCATGGATAGGAGTCATCCCATGAGCAAGCACGTTCCACGTATTCGCCTCATGGCACAGGCCGGATTCAGCCTGCTCCGCGATAGCCTGAACTTTTCTTTTTTCATCCGGCACCCTCACTTGGAGATAGCGCGCGGAGTACTTCATTCCCTGGAGATATACCTTCAGGCAGTGGGGCACCGGGCGCTCGGCAGGTACGCCGATGAAGAGGGCTACTTTCAGGATCTCAATGATGCCGAGTGGAAGCGCATCCGGAATGAATTGCTCGAGGGTGAATGGCCCATGTTCGATCTCCGAGATGAGTCCAGCAGCGAGTACCGGTATGGTTTTGAATATGCCGGTAAACCGCTTGGCGCTCCGTCCTTGAAGGACGAACCGAATGCGGCATGCGCGGTAAGCTTCTGGCTCCCCACCGAATACCTGGAGGAGCACGGCCCGGAGCGGGTGCGTGAGCTGGCATTGCAACTGGCCGCTCCGCTCCCCTTTTGCTTTGGACAGGCGGGCCTCGCCTTCAACGGCGCCACGAACCTGATGGGCGTCATGCGGCTAATCCACCAGCGGTGCTTCCGCTACCCGGGCATGGACATTCCTGATCTGGGCTGGCTTTCGTGGCGCCTGGGGACGAAGGTACGCGGCCCCTCCTGGATGACCTTCCTGGGCCAGCCGGTGCTGGGTGAGCTGGGTGGTGCGACGCAACTGCGTTCCCGCCTGTCCTCACCGGGAACCACGGTCCAAGAAATGGAAGGGGAGCGCGCCGTCGTCATCCTGGGCTCATGGCCAGACGCGGGAGACACCGAGCAGGGCCGCACGCTCCTCGCCTATCGCGAACTGGCACGCGTGCTGGAGCCCTGGCTCTATTACGACACTCACAATTACGGACTCGAGTTCCCTTCCGAGGACGTACGCCGCTGGGAACGTCGCTTCCTCGATTAGGGCAAGCGTGCCTCCCGGCCGGCTCTGCGCACTCGGGCTCCATTCCCACGTCCCGTCTCGGGTATAGTCCCCGGCATGCACTCCGTCCGCAGCCGGCTCCTGGCCGCCTTCCTGGTGCTCGCGCCGGGCCTTCCGGCCCTCGCCGCCGAGCCGTCCGCCTCCGCGGCCCCCACCGCCGTGGATGCCCCCACCCAGGCGCCCTCGGGCCTCCACGGTCATCGCTATGCCTTCGTCGGTGGGGGGGTGTTGCTGCTGGGCGGCATCGGCTTCGGCTACTTCGCCCAGGGCGAGGCGGCTCGCGCCCGGACCCTCGCCTCGGCGAGCGAGTCCAGTGCCGCGCTGGGCCGCGCCCGCGCGCAGGCCGCCACCGCCAACGTGCTCTACGGGCTGGCGGGCGCCACGCTCCTCTACGGGCTCGTGTTGGAGCTGTTGCCCGAGCCCGCCGCCGAGAAGGCGAGTCTCACCTTCCACTTCTGAGAACAGACACCATGCGCCTTCCGTTCACCCCCGGGCTCCTCGTCTGCACCGTGGCGGCCTCTGGGTGTTTCATCTCCGAGGACCCCGTGCCGCCCCAGGTCTGCGCACAGGACGCCGATTGTCCCTCCACCCACCGCTGCGTCACGGTCTCCGAGAGCGAGCGGGCATGTGAGGTGCTCTATCCGCCCGCGCCCCTGGACTTCGACGCCGGGAGCCCCCCCGACGCCGGGCCCGCGCGCACCCCCACCTGGTGCAATGACATCCAACCGGTGATGGTGGCCAACTGCGTGTCCGCGTGCCACGGCGCGACGACGTCGGGCAGCGGCCACCCGGAGTTCCGGCTCGACGTGTACTCGTCCGCCTCGCCCAAGGGCGCGCTCGAGATGGCCGAGCTCATCAAGGTCCGGGCGGTGGAGCAACGCAACATGCCTCCGGGCGCCCCCCCCACCTCCCTCGCCAGGGAGCGCGAGCTCATCAATCGCTGGGTGGCGGCCGGCAGTCCCTTCTGCGACGACGCGGGCACTCCCTAGGGTCATCATGAAGCACATCCACTCGAGCATTCTGGCCCTGGGGGCCGCCCTGGCCACGGGCTGCACCATCGAGGCCCCTGATTTCACGGGCAAGTCGTGCGCCGCCGCGGCCGACTGTCCCGCGCCCTTGACCTGCGTCGCGGCACGTCCCGGAGAGGGGCGCACCTGCGAACTGCTGCGGGGGCCCGGAATCGCCGAGCCGCCAGGCGGGCCGGTGCCCACCTGGTGCAATGACATCCAACCGGTGATGGTGGCCGGGTGCGTGGCCGGGTGCCATGGTGCCTCGGGCATTGGCCCCAAGGGTTTCCGGCTCGACGTGTACGAGGGCGATGGGGGCGTGCTGGGTGCCCGGGACATGGCGGCGCGCATCAAGGCGCGCGCCGTCACCGAGCGCACCATGCCGCCTCCGGGCAGCACCGATTTCTCCGAGGAGCAACGTGCCCTCCTCGACCGGTGGGTCACCGGAGGCGCGCCCCTGTGTGGGGACGAGGGGACGGCCGACGGGGGCACCCCGGATGGCGGTGCTCGCGACGGTGGCGCCTAGCGCGCGCCCGCCGCCTCTCCTGGCGGCGTGGGGTGTTGTCCTTCACCGGTAGAGCAGGCGGGCACCCGAGCCGTTGTCGGCTGGGCTGGCCCCATATGTTCCCGGTGTGTCTTTGGCAAGTCTGTACATCCCGGGTCCAGGGTCCCAGTTTTCTGCCACGCGGGGGGGGAAGGTTCCCGCGCTCTGAACCGAAAGGTTCTCACGCAACCAACAACAAGGAGCGGCACATGCGGAAGCTGATGGCGGCGGTGATGGTGGTGTCGGGTCTGGGTCTGGTGACGGGGTGCGAGCGCAAGGGCGACGTCCAGCGGCAGCAGGAGAACGTGGCCGAGGCCCAACGCGAGGTGCTCGAGGAGCAGCGCGAGGCGCGCCAGGACATCGCCGCCAACGCCCAGGACGAGCAGGAGGACGTGGCCGAGGCCCGTCAGGACCTGGCCGAAGAGCAGAACAAGCTCGCCGACAAGCAGTACGAGCAACTCTCCGACAACCAGAACACGGCCACGGGCGGCAGCGGCGTGGTCAGCGACAAGCAGGCCAGGCTGGAAGAGGTGAAGGGCACCATCCAGTCGGCGTCGAGCGGCAATCTCACGCTCATCGTCCCCGACAAGGACAATCAGCTCATGCGCTTCAAGTCGGACTCGCAGGTGAAGGTGATGCGTGACGACAAGGCGCTGTCCCTGTCCAGCCTCAAGGCGGGTGACGAGGTCCGCGCGTCCTACCAGATGGATCCGAATGGCCAGATGCTGCTGCGCAGCGTCGAGGTCACCAAGACGAGCGCCAAGAGCCTGCCGGACATGCCCGACATGGCCAAGTAGCACCTGATGTCTGGAAGACAGCACGGCCTCCGCTCTCGAGCGGGGCCGTGTTTTTTTATTCACGGCAATCCCTCCCAGTCATCCTGTTCGAGGGGGATGCGTGCGTGCGTGTGCTCGTGCGTCAAGACTTCTCCTGATGGGGGGCGGAAGCCCAGTTTTCTTTCAGGGTCCATGGAAAGGGACCGTGTCGGGGAAAAAACCTGAAAGGGAATGGCACATGCGGCAATGGATGATCGCGGCAGTGGCGGTGACGGGGCTGACCCTGACGATGGGGGCCCAGGGCGTGGCTCATGCCCAGGGGCAGGGGAACAACGGCACCATGCAGGGGGAGCGGCAAATGGGAAGCGCGGGCCCGGGTCAGGGGCCACGCGATCGGATGCAGGC
This region includes:
- a CDS encoding DUF3396 domain-containing protein, with the translated sequence MSKHVPRIRLMAQAGFSLLRDSLNFSFFIRHPHLEIARGVLHSLEIYLQAVGHRALGRYADEEGYFQDLNDAEWKRIRNELLEGEWPMFDLRDESSSEYRYGFEYAGKPLGAPSLKDEPNAACAVSFWLPTEYLEEHGPERVRELALQLAAPLPFCFGQAGLAFNGATNLMGVMRLIHQRCFRYPGMDIPDLGWLSWRLGTKVRGPSWMTFLGQPVLGELGGATQLRSRLSSPGTTVQEMEGERAVVILGSWPDAGDTEQGRTLLAYRELARVLEPWLYYDTHNYGLEFPSEDVRRWERRFLD